Proteins co-encoded in one Ictalurus furcatus strain D&B chromosome 9, Billie_1.0, whole genome shotgun sequence genomic window:
- the LOC128612162 gene encoding CUB and zona pellucida-like domain-containing protein 1 gives MNIAIRKSYLDSLGFSWYDLYLDDHRCRASTDNYYVTFNFPLHSCSTRRKTENGRISYTSNVRAAQSTSGEITRHDTEFLLVVRCVMERDSSVGTLYEAKEITNATISGTGRFNTTMAFYPSSNFYYPITDSPYRVNLNQQLYVQVQLT, from the exons ATGAACATTGCCATCCGTAAATCCTACCTGGACTCACTGGGCTTCAGCTGGTATGACCTTTATCTGGATGACCATCGCTGCAGAGCTTCAACTGACAACTACTATGTCACCTTCAACTTCCCTCTCCATAGCTGCAGCACCAGGAGAAAG ACCGAGAATGGACGTATTAGCTACACCAGTAATGTGCGAGCAGCTCAGTCAACGTCGGGTGAGATCACCCGACATGATACAGAGTTCCTGTTGGTTGTGAGATGTGTGATGGAGCGTGATTCTTCAGTTGGGACTCTTTATGAAGCCAAAGAGATTACAAATGCAACTATCAGTGGAACGGGTCGGTTCAACACCACCATGGCCTTTTACCCATCCAGCAACTTTTACTACCCCATCACCGATTCCCCGTACCGAGTGAACCTCAATCAGCAACTGTACGTGCAGGTGCAGCTAACCTAA